A genomic region of Arachis stenosperma cultivar V10309 chromosome 9, arast.V10309.gnm1.PFL2, whole genome shotgun sequence contains the following coding sequences:
- the LOC130948433 gene encoding nuclear poly(A) polymerase 4-like isoform X1 — protein sequence MGNCDEVGASSKQYGVTKPISKAGPTVADIQRTKELEKFLVDSGLYESEEEAAKRVEVLHRLGQVLKSWVKMLTRRRGYTDQMVEDANAVIFTFGSYRLGVHGPGADLDTLCIGPSYVNREEDFFFVLHDILANMEEITELQPIPDAHVPVMKFKFDGISIDLLYASISCLVVRDDLDIADVSILQNIDEPTVRSLNGCRVADQILKLVPNVQNFRTTLRCLKFWAKRRGVYSNVTGFLGGVNLALLVARVCQLYPNAIPSMLVSRFFRVYTQWRWPNPVMLCPIEENELGFSVWDPRKNPRDRTHHMPIITPAYPCMNSSYNVSTSTLRVMMEQFQYSNKICGEVELNKAQWTALFEPYAFFESYKNYLQVDIVAADVDDLRAWKGWVESRLRQLTLMIERDTFGKLQCHPYPYEYMDMSRQCAHSAFFMGLQRKSGEIVQEGQQFDIRGTVDEFRHSVNMYMFWKPGMDIYVSHVRRRQIPSYVFPEGYKRSRQSRPTGQLDNPHKSSHEDISGTEHCERNPKRKYVDKVGVKQDIVVKKQFSVPMDSFARSRLSMGFSGLTADMHNSGHDMIERTKSPESDTECASNSSVVTSLTSDGGSCEDVGSTQIAVSVEDHKGVDGTIRGRFHDTACGIHSVPLVENEVARGNEVLQNELQQHLEPSQMPGMVLNSKGSINSDAVQKPIIRRLTPCAMK from the exons ATGGGAAATTGCGATGAAGTGGGAGCATCGTCGAAGCAATACGGTGTGACGAAGCCAATTTCAAAGGCTGGCCCAACGGTTGCTGATATCCAAAGGACTAAGGAATTAGAGAAG TTTCTGGTTGATTCTGGGCTTTACGAGAGCGAGGAGGAAGCTGCCAAGAGAGTAGAGGTTCTTCACCGACTTGGACAG GTGTTAAAAAGTTGGGTGAAGATGCTTACGCGCAGAAGAGGATACACCGATCAAATGGTTGAGGATGCAAATGCCGTTATATTCACTTTTGGTTCTTATCGACTTGGT GTTCATGGTCCTGGGGCTGACTTGGATACTTTATGTATTGGGCCATCTTATGTTAATCGAGAG gAGGATTTTTTCTTTGTATTGCATGACATCCTTGCTAACATGGAGGAAATAACAGAACTGCAACCAATTCCAGATGCTCATGTCCCAGTAATGAAATTCAAGTTTGATGGAATATCGATTGATCTACTTTATGCAAGTATTTCTTGTTTAGTTGTGCGTGAT GACTTGGACATAGCAGACGTTTCTATTCTACAAAACATTGATGAGCCAACAGTACGAAGTTTAAATGGCTGCAGGGTTGCGGATCAAATTCTTAAGCTTGTTCCAAATGTTCAG AATTTTCGAACAACACTTCGTTGCCTAAAGTTTTGGGCGAAAAGGAGAGGTGTCTATTCCAAT GTTACTGGTTTTCTTGGCGGTGTTAACTTGGCCCTTCTTGTGGCTCGAGTGTGCCAATTATATCCAAATGCAATTCCAAGCATGCTTGTCTCTCGATTCTTTAGGGTGTATACACAGTGGCGGTGGCCAAATCCTGTCATGTTATGTCCTATAGAGGAGAATGAGCTGGGGTTTTCTGTTTGGGATCCTCGTAAAAATCCTCGTGATCGAACCCATCATATGCCAATCATTACTCCTGCTTATCCTTGTATGAATTCTAGTTATAATGTTTCTACAAGCACCCTTCGTGTTATGATGGAGCAGTTTCAATATAGCAACAAGATATGTGGG gaagTTGAATTGAATAAGGCTCAATGGACTGCTCTATTTGAGCCCTatgctttctttgaaagctatAAAAACTACTTGCAAGTAGACATAGTTGCTGCTGATGTTGATGACTTACGTGCTTGGAAAGGTTGGGTGGAATCACGCCTTCGACAACTAACTTTAATG ATTGAGCGTGATACTTTTGGGAAGTTGCAATGTCATCCCTATCCTTATGAGTATATGGATATGTCAAGGCAGTGTGCACATTCTGCTTTCTTCATGGGATTGCAACGGAAGTCAGGGGAGATTGTTCAAGAAGGTCAGCAATTTGATATACGTGGGACTGTTGATGAGTTTCGACATTCAGTTAATATGTACATGTTCTGGAAGCCGGGGATGGACATTTATGTTTCTCATGTTCGTAGAAGGCAAATCCCATCCTACGTGTTTCCTGAGGGTTATAAACGATCTCGACAGTCAAGGCCAACTGGCCAACTGGACAATCCTCATAAATCATCTCATGAGGATATCTCTGGAACTGAACATTGTGAAAGAAACCCAAAAAGGAAGTATGTTGATAAGGTGGGTGTGAAACAGGATATTGTAGTGAAAAAACAATTTAGTGTTCCGATGGATAGCTTCGCCAGAAGCAGGTTGAGCATGGGTTTTAGTGGTTTAACTGCTGATATGCACAATAGTGGCCATGATATGATTGAGAGGACAAAGTCTCCTGAATCTGACACTGAGTGTGCCTCAAATTCTAGTGTGGTTACCTCTCTTACAAGTGATGGTGGTTCCTGTGAAGATGTTGGGTCTACACAAATAGCAGTTTCAGTTGAAGATCACAAGGGTGTTGACGGGACGATCAGGGGCAGGTTTCATGATACGGCGTGTGGGATACATTCTGTCCCACTTGTGGAAAATGAAGTGGCTAGAGGAAATGAAGTATTACAAAATGAGCTACAACAACATTTGGAG CCAAGTCAAATGCCAGGGATGGTTCTTAATTCTAAAGGAAGCATCAACTCGGATGCTGTGCAAAAACCAATCATAAG GAGATTGACCCCTTGTGCAATGAAGTAA
- the LOC130948433 gene encoding nuclear poly(A) polymerase 4-like isoform X3, whose product MQMPLYSLLVLIDLVHGPGADLDTLCIGPSYVNREEDFFFVLHDILANMEEITELQPIPDAHVPVMKFKFDGISIDLLYASISCLVVRDDLDIADVSILQNIDEPTVRSLNGCRVADQILKLVPNVQNFRTTLRCLKFWAKRRGVYSNVTGFLGGVNLALLVARVCQLYPNAIPSMLVSRFFRVYTQWRWPNPVMLCPIEENELGFSVWDPRKNPRDRTHHMPIITPAYPCMNSSYNVSTSTLRVMMEQFQYSNKICGEVELNKAQWTALFEPYAFFESYKNYLQVDIVAADVDDLRAWKGWVESRLRQLTLMIERDTFGKLQCHPYPYEYMDMSRQCAHSAFFMGLQRKSGEIVQEGQQFDIRGTVDEFRHSVNMYMFWKPGMDIYVSHVRRRQIPSYVFPEGYKRSRQSRPTGQLDNPHKSSHEDISGTEHCERNPKRKYVDKVGVKQDIVVKKQFSVPMDSFARSRLSMGFSGLTADMHNSGHDMIERTKSPESDTECASNSSVVTSLTSDGGSCEDVGSTQIAVSVEDHKGVDGTIRGRFHDTACGIHSVPLVENEVARGNEVLQNELQQHLEPSQMPGMVLNSKGSINSDAVQKPIIRRLTPCAMK is encoded by the exons ATGCAAATGCCGTTATATTCACTTTTGGTTCTTATCGACTTG GTTCATGGTCCTGGGGCTGACTTGGATACTTTATGTATTGGGCCATCTTATGTTAATCGAGAG gAGGATTTTTTCTTTGTATTGCATGACATCCTTGCTAACATGGAGGAAATAACAGAACTGCAACCAATTCCAGATGCTCATGTCCCAGTAATGAAATTCAAGTTTGATGGAATATCGATTGATCTACTTTATGCAAGTATTTCTTGTTTAGTTGTGCGTGAT GACTTGGACATAGCAGACGTTTCTATTCTACAAAACATTGATGAGCCAACAGTACGAAGTTTAAATGGCTGCAGGGTTGCGGATCAAATTCTTAAGCTTGTTCCAAATGTTCAG AATTTTCGAACAACACTTCGTTGCCTAAAGTTTTGGGCGAAAAGGAGAGGTGTCTATTCCAAT GTTACTGGTTTTCTTGGCGGTGTTAACTTGGCCCTTCTTGTGGCTCGAGTGTGCCAATTATATCCAAATGCAATTCCAAGCATGCTTGTCTCTCGATTCTTTAGGGTGTATACACAGTGGCGGTGGCCAAATCCTGTCATGTTATGTCCTATAGAGGAGAATGAGCTGGGGTTTTCTGTTTGGGATCCTCGTAAAAATCCTCGTGATCGAACCCATCATATGCCAATCATTACTCCTGCTTATCCTTGTATGAATTCTAGTTATAATGTTTCTACAAGCACCCTTCGTGTTATGATGGAGCAGTTTCAATATAGCAACAAGATATGTGGG gaagTTGAATTGAATAAGGCTCAATGGACTGCTCTATTTGAGCCCTatgctttctttgaaagctatAAAAACTACTTGCAAGTAGACATAGTTGCTGCTGATGTTGATGACTTACGTGCTTGGAAAGGTTGGGTGGAATCACGCCTTCGACAACTAACTTTAATG ATTGAGCGTGATACTTTTGGGAAGTTGCAATGTCATCCCTATCCTTATGAGTATATGGATATGTCAAGGCAGTGTGCACATTCTGCTTTCTTCATGGGATTGCAACGGAAGTCAGGGGAGATTGTTCAAGAAGGTCAGCAATTTGATATACGTGGGACTGTTGATGAGTTTCGACATTCAGTTAATATGTACATGTTCTGGAAGCCGGGGATGGACATTTATGTTTCTCATGTTCGTAGAAGGCAAATCCCATCCTACGTGTTTCCTGAGGGTTATAAACGATCTCGACAGTCAAGGCCAACTGGCCAACTGGACAATCCTCATAAATCATCTCATGAGGATATCTCTGGAACTGAACATTGTGAAAGAAACCCAAAAAGGAAGTATGTTGATAAGGTGGGTGTGAAACAGGATATTGTAGTGAAAAAACAATTTAGTGTTCCGATGGATAGCTTCGCCAGAAGCAGGTTGAGCATGGGTTTTAGTGGTTTAACTGCTGATATGCACAATAGTGGCCATGATATGATTGAGAGGACAAAGTCTCCTGAATCTGACACTGAGTGTGCCTCAAATTCTAGTGTGGTTACCTCTCTTACAAGTGATGGTGGTTCCTGTGAAGATGTTGGGTCTACACAAATAGCAGTTTCAGTTGAAGATCACAAGGGTGTTGACGGGACGATCAGGGGCAGGTTTCATGATACGGCGTGTGGGATACATTCTGTCCCACTTGTGGAAAATGAAGTGGCTAGAGGAAATGAAGTATTACAAAATGAGCTACAACAACATTTGGAG CCAAGTCAAATGCCAGGGATGGTTCTTAATTCTAAAGGAAGCATCAACTCGGATGCTGTGCAAAAACCAATCATAAG GAGATTGACCCCTTGTGCAATGAAGTAA
- the LOC130948433 gene encoding nuclear poly(A) polymerase 4-like isoform X2 yields the protein MGNCDEVGASSKQYGVTKPISKAGPTVADIQRTKELEKFLVDSGLYESEEEAAKRVEVLHRLGQVLKSWVKMLTRRRGYTDQMVEDANAVIFTFGSYRLGVHGPGADLDTLCIGPSYVNREEDFFFVLHDILANMEEITELQPIPDAHVPVMKFKFDGISIDLLYASISCLVVRDDLDIADVSILQNIDEPTVRSLNGCRVADQILKLVPNVQNFRTTLRCLKFWAKRRGVYSNVTGFLGGVNLALLVARVCQLYPNAIPSMLVSRFFRVYTQWRWPNPVMLCPIEENELGFSVWDPRKNPRDRTHHMPIITPAYPCMNSSYNVSTSTLRVMMEQFQYSNKICGEVELNKAQWTALFEPYAFFESYKNYLQVDIVAADVDDLRAWKGWVESRLRQLTLMIERDTFGKLQCHPYPYEYMDMSRQCAHSAFFMGLQRKSGEIVQEGQQFDIRGTVDEFRHSVNMYMFWKPGMDIYVSHVRRRQIPSYVFPEGYKRSRQSRPTGQLDNPHKSSHEDISGTEHCERNPKRKYVDKVGVKQDIVVKKQFSVPMDSFARSRLSMGFSGLTADMHNSGHDMIERTKSPESDTECASNSSVVTSLTSDGGSCEDVGSTQIAVSVEDHKGVDGTIRGRFHDTACGIHSVPLVENEVARGNEVLQNELQQHLESNARDGS from the exons ATGGGAAATTGCGATGAAGTGGGAGCATCGTCGAAGCAATACGGTGTGACGAAGCCAATTTCAAAGGCTGGCCCAACGGTTGCTGATATCCAAAGGACTAAGGAATTAGAGAAG TTTCTGGTTGATTCTGGGCTTTACGAGAGCGAGGAGGAAGCTGCCAAGAGAGTAGAGGTTCTTCACCGACTTGGACAG GTGTTAAAAAGTTGGGTGAAGATGCTTACGCGCAGAAGAGGATACACCGATCAAATGGTTGAGGATGCAAATGCCGTTATATTCACTTTTGGTTCTTATCGACTTGGT GTTCATGGTCCTGGGGCTGACTTGGATACTTTATGTATTGGGCCATCTTATGTTAATCGAGAG gAGGATTTTTTCTTTGTATTGCATGACATCCTTGCTAACATGGAGGAAATAACAGAACTGCAACCAATTCCAGATGCTCATGTCCCAGTAATGAAATTCAAGTTTGATGGAATATCGATTGATCTACTTTATGCAAGTATTTCTTGTTTAGTTGTGCGTGAT GACTTGGACATAGCAGACGTTTCTATTCTACAAAACATTGATGAGCCAACAGTACGAAGTTTAAATGGCTGCAGGGTTGCGGATCAAATTCTTAAGCTTGTTCCAAATGTTCAG AATTTTCGAACAACACTTCGTTGCCTAAAGTTTTGGGCGAAAAGGAGAGGTGTCTATTCCAAT GTTACTGGTTTTCTTGGCGGTGTTAACTTGGCCCTTCTTGTGGCTCGAGTGTGCCAATTATATCCAAATGCAATTCCAAGCATGCTTGTCTCTCGATTCTTTAGGGTGTATACACAGTGGCGGTGGCCAAATCCTGTCATGTTATGTCCTATAGAGGAGAATGAGCTGGGGTTTTCTGTTTGGGATCCTCGTAAAAATCCTCGTGATCGAACCCATCATATGCCAATCATTACTCCTGCTTATCCTTGTATGAATTCTAGTTATAATGTTTCTACAAGCACCCTTCGTGTTATGATGGAGCAGTTTCAATATAGCAACAAGATATGTGGG gaagTTGAATTGAATAAGGCTCAATGGACTGCTCTATTTGAGCCCTatgctttctttgaaagctatAAAAACTACTTGCAAGTAGACATAGTTGCTGCTGATGTTGATGACTTACGTGCTTGGAAAGGTTGGGTGGAATCACGCCTTCGACAACTAACTTTAATG ATTGAGCGTGATACTTTTGGGAAGTTGCAATGTCATCCCTATCCTTATGAGTATATGGATATGTCAAGGCAGTGTGCACATTCTGCTTTCTTCATGGGATTGCAACGGAAGTCAGGGGAGATTGTTCAAGAAGGTCAGCAATTTGATATACGTGGGACTGTTGATGAGTTTCGACATTCAGTTAATATGTACATGTTCTGGAAGCCGGGGATGGACATTTATGTTTCTCATGTTCGTAGAAGGCAAATCCCATCCTACGTGTTTCCTGAGGGTTATAAACGATCTCGACAGTCAAGGCCAACTGGCCAACTGGACAATCCTCATAAATCATCTCATGAGGATATCTCTGGAACTGAACATTGTGAAAGAAACCCAAAAAGGAAGTATGTTGATAAGGTGGGTGTGAAACAGGATATTGTAGTGAAAAAACAATTTAGTGTTCCGATGGATAGCTTCGCCAGAAGCAGGTTGAGCATGGGTTTTAGTGGTTTAACTGCTGATATGCACAATAGTGGCCATGATATGATTGAGAGGACAAAGTCTCCTGAATCTGACACTGAGTGTGCCTCAAATTCTAGTGTGGTTACCTCTCTTACAAGTGATGGTGGTTCCTGTGAAGATGTTGGGTCTACACAAATAGCAGTTTCAGTTGAAGATCACAAGGGTGTTGACGGGACGATCAGGGGCAGGTTTCATGATACGGCGTGTGGGATACATTCTGTCCCACTTGTGGAAAATGAAGTGGCTAGAGGAAATGAAGTATTACAAAATGAGCTACAACAACATTTGGAG TCAAATGCCAGGGATGGTTCTTAA
- the LOC130948434 gene encoding protein IQ-domain 26-like — translation MGKATRWLKGLLGMKKENKENSNKDQHHIENSGSLATIASSFSSSYDKKEKKRWSFAKQVEKDNNSNNNRNIVAPSNGAALDSSSSDGAWIRSYIADTESEQNKHAIAVAAATAAAADAAVAAAQAAVAVVRLTSQGRGTLFSGSRDKWAAVKIQTFFRGYLARKALRALKGLVKIQALVRGFLVRKRAAATLHSMQALIRAQAAVRSQRARRSMSKDNRFLPEVLARKSLERFDETRSEFHSKRMIPTSYEASLNGFDESPKIVEIDTYKTRSSRSRRYTSTMSECGEDPPYHAVSSPLPGRISVPDCRHLQDFDWYLSADECRYSTAHNTPRFANYAHPKVAPATPAKSVCGGDTFFRPYSKFPNYMSNTQSFNAKLRCHSAPKQRPEPKKRLSLNEMMAARNSISGVRMHRPSNFQGQESWNF, via the exons ATGGGAAAAGCTACAAGGTGGTTGAAGGGGCTATTAGGAATGAAAAAGGAGAATAAAGAGAATAGTAATAAGGATCAACACCACATTGAAAATTCAGGGTCATTAGCAAcaatagcttcttctttttcttcttcttatgacaagaaagagaagaaaagatggAGTTTTGCTAAGCAAGTAGAGAAggataataatagtaataataatagaaacatTGTTGCTCCTTCCAATGGTGCAGCTttggattcttcttcttctgatgGTGCTTGGATTAGATCCTATATTGCTGACACTGAGAGTGAGCAGAACAAGCATGCAATTGCTGTGGCAGCTGCCACTGCCGCGGCTGCAGATGCCGCCGTGGCAGCTGCGCAGGCGGCGGTGGCAGTTGTTAGGCTGACAAGCCAAGGGAGAGGCACATTGTTCAGTGGCAGCAGAGACAAGTGGGCTGCTGTAAAAATCCAAACTTTCTTCAGAGGCTATTTG gcaAGGAAGGCTCTTAGAGCACTGAAAGGATTGGTTAAGATACAAGCTCTTGTTAGAGGTTTTCTAGTTAGAAAGAGGGCTGCCGCAACTCTTCACAGTATGCAGGCTCTAATTCGAGCTCAGGCCGCCGTCCGGTCGCAGCGCGCCCGCCGTTCCATGAGCAAGGACAATAGGTTCCTCCCTGAAGTTCTTGCAAGAAAATCTCTG GAACGATTTGATGAAACAAGGAGTGAATTCCACAGCAAAAGGATGATACCTACATCATATGAAGCATCATTGAATGGATTTGATGAGTCTCCAAAAATTGTTGAAATTGACACTTACAAGACTAGATCATCAAGGTCAAGGCGTTACACCTCTACAATGTCCGAATGTGGCGAAGATCCGCCATACCACGCTGTCTCATCCCCTCTTCCCGGCCGAATCTCGGTCCCAGATTGCCGGCACCTTCAAGATTTCGATTGGTACTTGAGTGCCGACGAATGTAGGTATTCAACGGCACACAACACTCCTAGATTCGCAAACTACGCGCATCCTAAAGTTGCCCCGGCCACGCCGGCTAAAAGTGTGTGTGGAGGGGACACATTTTTTAGGCCTTATTCAAAATTTCCAAATTACATGTCAAATACTCAATCTTTTAATGCAAAATTAAGGTGTCATAGTGCTCCAAAGCAAAGGCCTGAGCCAAAGAAGAGGCTTTCACTCAATGAAATGATGGCAGCAAGGAACAGCATAAGTGGTGTTAGAATGCATAGGCCATCCAATTTTCAAGGTCAAGAATCATGGAATTTTTGA